One part of the Lotus japonicus ecotype B-129 chromosome 2, LjGifu_v1.2 genome encodes these proteins:
- the LOC130736683 gene encoding putative pentatricopeptide repeat-containing protein At1g12700, mitochondrial, with product MFFVRLRSFPFLPNPSFLRNFHSHSQPHSFHNPGDAVSHFNRMLQMRSTPPIFEFGKVLTSLVKMKHYSTAISLSRQMESSGIAPNIVTLNILINCYCYLGQTTSAFSVLANILKRGFQPTTITFTTLIKGLCLHGNVHRALQFHDVVLAQGFQLDQVSYGTLINGLCKIGETRAALELLMWIEGRGIKPNVVMYNTIIDSLCKDKLVVFAVAAKSVTKTLIGRTRFVLSVLVDLTGTNDDDKPWVKCFS from the exons ATGTTCTTTGTAAGATTAAGGAGCTTTCCCTTTCTTCCTAATCCCTCTTTTCTTCGTAActttcactctcactctcaacCCCATTCATTTCACAATCCTGGTGACGCCGTCTCACACTTCAATCGCATGCTTCAAATGCGTTCTACCCCACCCATCTTCGAATTCGGCAAGGTTTTAACTTCCCTTGTCAAGATGAAGCATTACTCCACCGCTATATCCCTTTCTCGCCAAATGGAATCTAGTGGAATTGCGCCAAACATTGTTACTCTCAACATCCTCATCAATTGCTACTGCTACCTAGGTCAAACCACTTCCGCATTTTCTGTATTGGCCAACATTCTCAAGAGGGGTTTTCAGCCAACTACCATCACCTTCACTACTCTTATCAAAGGTCTCTGTCTTCACGGAAATGTTCACAGAGCTCTGCAATTTCATGATGTCGTGCTGGCCCAGGGGTTTCAGTTGGATCAAGTCAGTTACGGGACCTTGATCAATGGGCTATGTAAAATTGGGGAAACAAGAGCTGCTTTGGAGTTGCTTATGTGGATTGAAGGGCGAGGGATTAAACCTAATGTGGTAATGTACAACACCATCATTGATAGCCTTTGTAAAGATAAACTT GTTGTTTTTGCTGTTGCTGCCAAAAGCGTGACCAAAACCTTAATTGGAAGAACAAGGTTTGTGCTTTCTGTGCTTGTTGATTTGACTGGAACAAATGATGATGATAAACCGTGGGTCAAATGTTTCAGCTGA
- the LOC130736682 gene encoding pentatricopeptide repeat-containing protein At1g12300, mitochondrial-like, translating into MSSSLLLRLKRSSFLISFHSHSHSHSHSRFHSSFHNPGDAVSHFNRMLQMHSTPPIFEFGKVLTFLVKTEHYSTAISLSRQMESSGIAPNIVTLSILINCYCHLGQITSAFSVLANILKRGYHPNTITFTTLIKGLCLHGKIQRALQFQDDVLAQGFLLNQVSYGTLINGLCKLGETRAALELLRRIQGRGIKPDVVMYSTIIDSLCKDKLVSHAFDLYSEMVAKGISPNAFTYSALIYGFCIVGQLKQAISLLDEMTTKNIDPDVYTYSILIDALCKEGKVKEAKNVLAVMIKQVNEVNKAQDVFNAMARRGVTPNVQSYSIMINGLCKIKMVDEALNLLAEMDCKMIIPDTVTYSSLIDGLCKTGRVCNAWELLEEMHVRGQPADIITYNSFLDALCKGHHVDQAIALIKKIKDQGVQPDLCTYNILMDGLCKAGRLKDAQEIFHDLLSKGYHLTVQTYTIMINGLCKEGLFDEALALLSKMEDEGCTPNAITFESIIRSLFENGENDKAEKLLREMIARGLLEK; encoded by the exons ATGTCGTCGTCATTGTTGTTAAGGTTGAAGCGCTCTTCGTTTCTTATTTCctttcactctcactctcactctcactctcactctcgctTTCATTCTTCCTTTCACAATCCTGGTGACGCCGTCTCACACTTCAATCGCATGCTTCAAATGCATTCTACCCCACCCATCTTCGAATTCGGCAAGGTTTTAACTTTCCTAGTCAAGACGGAGCATTACTCCACCGCTATATCCCTTTCTCGCCAAATGGAATCTAGTGGAATTGCGCCAAACATTGTTACTCTCAGCATTTTGATCAACTGTTACTGTCATCTTGGACAAATTACTTCAGCCTTTTCTGTATTGGCCAACATTCTCAAGAGGGGTTATCACCCAAATACCATCACCTTCACTACACTTATCAAAGGTCTCTGTCTTCACGGCAAGATTCAAAGAGCACTACAATTTCAAGATGACGTGCTAGCTCAGGGATTTCTATTGAACCAAGTCAGTTACGGGACCTTGATCAATGGGCTATGTAAATTGGGGGAAACAAGAGCTGCTTTGGAGTTGCTTAGGCGGATTCAAGGGCGAGGGATTAAACCTGATGTGGTAATGTACAGCACAATCATCGATAGCCTGTGTAAAGATAAGCTTGTAAGTCATGCTTTTGATTTATATTCTGAAATGGTTGCCAAGGGAATATCTCCTAATGCTTTCACTTACAGTGCTTTAATATATGGCTTTTGCATTGTTGGTCAATTGAAAcaagcaatttctttgttagATGAAATGACAACAAAAAACATCGACCCGGATGTTTATACTTATAGTATATTGATTGATGCTTTATGCAAGGAAGGAAAGGTGAAAGAAGCTAAAAATGTTTTAGCTGTGATGATTAAACAAG TTAATGAAGTGAATAAAGCCCAAGATGTATTCAATGCTATGGCTCGGAGGGGAGTGACTCCTAATGTTCAGAGCTACTCTATTATGATTAATGGATTATGTAAGATTAAAATGGTGGATGAAGCCTTGAATCTCCTTGCAGAAATGGATTGCAAAATGATTATTCCTGATACAGTGACCTACAGTTCTCTTATTGATGGTTTATGCAAAACAGGGAGAGTCTGTAATGCATGGGAGCTTCTTGAAGAGATGCATGTTAGAGGTCAACCAGCCGACATAATCACCTATAATTCTTTCTTGGATGCTTTATGCAAAGGTCATCATGTTGACCAAGCAATTGCACTTATCAAGAAAATTAAAGACCAGGGTGTTCAGCCAGATTTATGCACATACAATATACTTATGGATGGACTATGCAAAGCTGGAAGACTTAAGGATGCGCAAGAGATTTTTCATGATCTTTTGAGTAAAGGCTATCATTTAACTGTCCAGACATATACTATTATGATCAATGGGCTTTGTAAAGAAGGCTTGTTTGATGAAGCGTTGGCCTTACTGTCGAAAATGGAAGATGAGGGTTGTACTCCTAATGCTATAACTTTTGAATCTATTATCCGTTCACTCTTTGAAAATGGTGAGAATGACAAGGCTGAGAAACTTCTTCGTGAAATGATTGCTAGAGGTCTACTGGAAAAATAA